The region ATCTACAAATTCAAGAATTTTTAGATTAATAGAAATAGCAATAGCATGTATTTCctcatattaaataaaattttagggCATGGGGTGAGAAAGCaattttgggggaaaataatgaaaatgtctgaTTCCTGAATTTACAATTTCCAAATGATTCCTCTACTGTGTCCTAGAATCTCTAATCCCAAATCAATCAAGAGAACTGTTTATAAACTAATTCACTCTTCCAGTAATTCTCTCATTAAAAAGAATCTTAGTTATGATCACAACACAATCTATATCACTCAATGCATTTATTACTATGAAGTCATCATAATTATTTCTGGATTATTAGCTCATTAGGAAGGAAAAGCTGCTCCTCCACTCATCACATGTAATCAAATttgtcaaataaatgaaaaacaagtgTTATGGATAAAGAGAACCCCAGTTCCTCCAACTAATGTTCAAGAGTTTCTCTTATCCTGTTAAACTTTTAAGTTTAAAAGAGTGAGCTTCCATAAAAGCAGAAAGATACATCACCATAACTTAAATAATGCAAAAGACAGAATATTAAGATAAATGCATAGAATAAGCACCATATTTCAGGAATAATggctataaaaataatattctttggTGAAAGGCAAATTATAGAATTACATATTCTGTGAAAGAATAAAGGATCTTAGTCTTTAATTCTACAGTTttaaggagggaatactccctcATCAGGTAATAGAATTTAAACCAATCAAAATTCAATACTACAATAACTCACACTTTAGTAACAATGTGGCTGGATTGCTTTAGAAGAAGCTATGATGACAGGATCTATACAACAAGTCAAAATGTAGTGGATTCTATTTCTAGCAACTCTGGACTCCCTTCCATCCAGTAATGAATTACATGCCTATCTCCAGCTCAGTTATCCCCAAACCAGTTTATTACCATTCAGGCCATGAAAAACCGGGTTAAGACAGGAAAGGATGATTTCAGTATTGCCTATATAATCAGCAAATaactcttttaaaaagttattctaGACAGCTACAGTGGGAAAAGATTGCAAAACAGGGAGTCACTTTCATGAGAGCAACGATGATTTAAACATAACAGGTCACTCAACAGAGATCTGAAAATGCTTCTtaggaaggaaaataattaaaaagtacttGGCCAATCTTAGTTTCACACTTAACACTTCTTCCAATCAATGATAGACTCTGTTATGGGAAAGTGAATCCAAAAAAGGTTCTAGCAGCTGCTTCAATTATGGTTCATCTCTCTCAGTCAAAGGTATAACCAtgaaatgcaaataataatacatttgaatacttagaataaataacaaaatactcACGGCCCACTGTCCTAGTAAATTTACTAAGAAGTTGCCACTAAATCGAACAGACAGCATCTGGGAAATGACATACAGGTTTGACACTAAGGCTGACTGAAGGATGATGGGGATGTTGGATGTGTAGAAGAGCTTGATGGGGTAACTGCTGTACTGCCCACGGTACCGGGCGGACTTAATGGGCAAGTCAACACGAAATccctgaaaaatgaaaatcaagtaAGAAACTACATATATCGGGTAAAGAATATACGTAAGAGGCAAAATAATACCAGCAGGCTATATGACAAGACAGTACAAACAAAATTTTCCCTTCTACAGAGACACAGAAATAGAAATCCTTTGCTATTTCATAACGACTAACATTTTTCACCTTAGGGACCAAAGAATGGAATTATTTGCTTGATTATATCTTGAAACACTGACTTGTCAGATACTAACATTTCAAATGGCACTCTTCTCTTtaagagcaaaataaaaatctACATTCCACTTAGTTCAGTGAAGAAAGTATACTTACCTGAAAATATATAACAACAGCAAACACAAAAACTGTAGCAATGAGGTTCATGAGATTGGGTAAATTCTGACGATAGAAAGCCTCCCTTAATGCTCGGACTTTGTCCGTCCTGGTGGCCAGTAAATGAAAGAGAGCTATGACGGCACCCTCAAACTCGGTACCTGGTAAGTCAAAACAGAAATGAACTGTAGACCACTATCCAAAGTTCTCCCAAAGGTCAAAACAAATAACCTTGAAACTCCAGTACACAGCAGAAAATATGAGTCCAAAAATTTATCAATGTTCATAACACAGCCAAGTGTGGAGcttctaaaaatatttagatCACTGAggcaaatttatctttttttagtGTAAATCTGAAGTTTTCTCAAGAGACTATTCTTGAGGAAAACAGCTGGAGCAGAATAAACCAAAGCAGATATTCAGTTCATAATGATTTGCCTCTCCTCTActttaaggaaaggaaaggatattTTTAGGGgtggaacaaagcagcagcaaagCAGAATAAAGATGCCAGAATCGAGATTTATTATCAAGCTTGCCTTTAACATCATTTTTCCAAGaacattaataaacaatcacTGCTATTTTCTTAAGGCTGGGATCAGTTTACACGGTAACCATTAGGAAGCTGGGATGGCATTTGAGAGAAGTGGAGATGGATAAGGGAAAGAcagaatgaaatatttcaaaatttaggTGCTTACAAAGCCAAGCAGAAAAGCAGCAAAAGTGTCCGATGGTACAGTAAGTAACAGCTTTCCATCTGAAAAATTGTAATCCACTACCTTTTTATCCTTCTCGGAATGCTGAAATCGGTCAAAGCAATGACTTCTGCTGCAGTGgcttatgcaaataaaaattttttaatctctttgcAACCACTGAAATTTTAATGAGCAGAGGCTACAATTTAGGCGTCATTCTGTTTGAAGTAGTGTCTCACACTCCACAGGTCTCTCTTACTAACTTTTACAGTTAGCGCCAGCTGTGCCCCGTACGGCACCCTGGGGCGACAGCATGTATGCTCATTGCCAATCACTGTTCAGCACACATCCAGCCAACTCGTGCAGGTGCAGTCTGTGCAATGTACCTCTGCCAGTGTTAATAGTAGTGGGACTAAAGGCCTTCCAGACAATGGTTTCACAGATGTTGGTGGCAATAAAGAGGGAAATACCAGACCCCAAGCCGTAACCCTTCTGTAGCAGCTCATCTAACAGCAGCACAATCAAACCAGCAACAAACAACTGTGGGGAAAGAAATGCAAGTGAGCTGAAGCAAGAATAAACTCCGGAGGGAGACGCACACCACCAGCTACTGTCAAAGTACAGGCACTCAGTACTAACACCTAGCCGTGGCAGTTACACTACTAGGACTCTGCATCTTTTCACCAGTTTTACTTTAGTCAGAAGCCAGTTCTGTGAATCAGAAGACCGGGAATACTGTCACATTATAAAGTAGACATTTCAACTTTTAAAGTACGTCTATACACCACCTGAACAGTTTCTCTTACGATGTTTGAATGAGGGACACTGAAAAGCACACTAAAGCAAGAATGTTCGCAGTTGTGGAACTTATAAAAGCAAGAAACTGCAAATGAAAGCCAATGAATGATACAACTGCACGCTACCATTAAAGGAGAAGCATGTGAACTCTGTTGACACACTGCTCaagaattatatataatattttatgtacagctgacccttgaacaaggtGGGGATTAGGGCTGACCACCCCCAACACAActgaaatccacatataacttgaGTCCTCAACTACTAAGCCTACCGTTGACAGCAAGCCTTATAGATAACATAAATagctgattaacacatattttgtatgttacatgtattacatactctattcttacaataaaagaagctaaagaaaatactaagaaaattgtaaggaaaatacatttacagtactTACTGTATTTAATGGAGGAAAAATCCATATTTAAGTGGATACACAGTTCAAACCtatgctgttcaagggtcaactgtatgtatattatatatatatatatatattatacataaagtAAGTCAAAAAGTAGAGCACAAATATGTACACAGTTTGTAACAATGTAAAAATGCATTCTAAACATATGAAGACAGAGATTCGCTGTAAACTGAAGACAATTAAGGGTTCACCATGTTctaaaacacaatttttaaaaaaatgaaagtctactattttactatgctgatggaaagtgactgtagtggggtatgtgagggggacttgataatagggggagtctactaaccataatgttgttcaagtaattgtacattaatgataccaaaagaaaaataaaaaaaaaaagaaagcctacTAACTTtacataaaactgaaaattcttaatttttctcctggagaatacatttctgtaaaAGCATGcatcaattaaaaataatccaCAGCCTTGCAAGTGACCTCCTTGGTCAtgacttcttccctgcccttcagTAACCTAATCAAGAGGGGAAGAAAGTGCCTTTCTATGCCCCAATCTCATAGCTGCCCCACTTTTAAATACACCCTCCTACAGAAGTGAGAAAATGCCCTTTCCATTTTTCCCAGCCCTGAAGCTCTCTACCCTCCTTCTGTACTCAGTTTACCCAATATCCCTTAAGAAAAGAAAGTAAACTCTAGTACCCCACTCTAAGCATGCTTaccttaaatttttttcctgaactgtCATTTCCATAGCTGTACAGAGCCTATCTATCTACTTACAGTCTTTTAGTTTGGCTTTCAGTGAACTGGAGAAAGGGTACAATTCTCAGAGCTTCTAAGAGAGCTCATGATCCCCTTGTTGTTTAAAAATCAAGTGTAACGTTTTGACAAGGTAAGGGAGAAGTTAGGACTTACTACTGAGATTTTGTTTTGACAATGTaactgaaaagtaaataaatactcCCAATCATAAATACAGAAACCCAATAGGGAAAAACAGCTGTCCACAAACTATCAGCCAACCAAATAGTATTATCATGGGCTTCTGattgacttgtccaaagtcacacaggcaGCTCTCAAACACTCTAATTCTCTAAACTGCCTGTCCAGACCAATGACCATCAGACTATAGAGCGATTCCTGGATATCCTGTGAAAGTCaaactcatatttttttaattagagaaAGGAATTATAGAGGAACCTAAGTGAGGAATGGTTTCTATAATTAAAGGAGTAGGATAAAAGATGGTAAAAAGCATGCATGcctagaaggaaatgaaaagcccAAAGTTACAGCATCTCATTGACTACAATAAGCAATAAAACTGAACACTAAATGCATGGTCTTGTAGAATGTCCAGTACATATGCATTTCTAAAGCAGGTATAAAAATAGCACTTTCTATTTCAATCctgcccatgcacacacacacaacttagtTTGATAAAACAATACAATACTTACCTTCACTATGTGCCATGCACACTGAtatttcctattcttttttttaaattttaatcaagACCTATTTAGATTTCAAAACTCACTAGCTGAAAGACACTGACCATGTGAATGAAGCAAGAATAATTAAAGTGAGAAACACTATACATAACAGCATGCAAACAATTTTCAAAACCTGTTTCTAGGTGAAAACACACTGATCCAATCCTATCTCTTCAGCATGTCTGCACATTTTCAATGTTAGCAATGCCTTTAAGAGACACAAGTGGGACTGTTCTATGTTCACACATGAAAAAATTCTCTAAGCATTAGCACTAGAAGAATTAACCACAAGACAAATATATGTACATGAGAAATTATGTAAACAAATTTAATTAGTATATATCCACTGTATCCTTCCTGGAATACAACTATTCCTTGATTTCttatactgaaaaacaaaaattttatcaATTTAAATTCCTGACTGACTCCACAAGAAGTCAATACTTTCTTCAACTAACCCAGAACTGGTCAACTGGGGTTGCTTATGAATCTAATTATATCCTTACTAAAATACTAGAAAAATGTTACTAATGCATAATGTTCAAAGAACTAGATGCCAATTCTGggagtctttcaaaaagcagggTTAGTCTAAACTATAGGTTTCATAAAGCAAATGCTAATATAGAGGCAAAATAAGGCAGCAATTGTTATATTGGTATCCTCAGCAATGCCAAAGCACGTGGAGAGCACCTAAGCGCCAAGAGAGCAAAACCAGTTTTCAGGCAACCTTCACTCCCCACCCAGTGAAGCTCTTCTTCCCCCAATTTCCCAAAGGTTATAAATTTGCCAATCAAGTATTTTTTAAGTGGAGACATAAGGACAATGCTATTCTGTAAAGAAAGATACCTTACACTAAATGGGGACTCACTGGGGCCCAGAAAACTACCACAGAGCCTGATTATCCATTAAAAATTTCTCACCTGGTCAAAGGACAAAATACTTCCATTTCATTAGAAAAGCCCCTCCTATTGTTTAATGATGACAATAAATACTTGAACACCTTAGCTCTCCCTGTTCTGAATCATTCTCCCCAAAtgattttattacattttgcTTCTATATAAgctttcttattaaaataaaaagaatggtcAACCATGCCAGTCTGAAATGGTTGTATTTctcaatatatatattaatacactgggattttaattttattttaaaatatttttctgacctTGATTCTTTTGGCTATTAAAAACATTTCCTAAATTAATCCTAATTTCATGGAGTGAATAAGAAAAGGCACTTCCAAGATAACCAGAACTCTAGATGCTCAGTAGTATTTAACTGAAGAAAACTTCCTTTCAAAACGCAATAAATAACTATTACATAACTTAAGTACAATCCATTCTTAGGTaacatttccaaattattttttaggaTTATAAATTGGAGAAATATATTCCAAACTTTACACACTTTAAGATATTTAGCAGAGAACTTATGTTGGCCTTTAATATTCCATTGCAAAGCAgccattttaaaaatccatggaatatatgtatgtatgcttaTATATTTCACTGACTGTAAGATATTATTGTTTGTAATGCATTACTGTGTGTACTAGAAAAAAATACTTCCAATTTAACTATGGCACAATAACTTAttacaaagaatttttatttcttacttttttaatataaaaagttaTTTCAGACTCAGACACAGATGCTTACCATCTGGCTTCctctttctgtgcctctgtgtacACACAGTAACTTTTCATTTCAGTAACAAACCATAACAAATTTTTGGAAGACATTTTAAACAGCACTTAAATTCAAACACATGTTCTATCAATGCATATACCCAACTAAGGTAGTGACAATATGAACAGACTTGACCAACTTGACACACATGTGCAGGCAATGATTACTGTCATGACTGCCACCTACTGGCAAGCAACTGTTAAGATACTATCAACTGTAAGAAAACATCCTGATTTCAGACatcaaaatgtgaaaaatgtgcaATTAATGAAATACAGTTCATTCACAATTCTTTTATATCATGAAGCTATGAGGCTACTGGAATAAATGTTTTTTACATcaacacaatttatacatcacttcaataatcaaaatattataattagataattcaaatggaagaaaatgaatATATCAATCAtctaaagaattattagaaaagaaaaaagcaatcaAGGTCTTTTGTTTTCTACACATGAGAAATTGGATTTCTTACCTGAATAATGATAAGGAGGCAGATTCCAGCACCCATTTCAGCAGGATCCCCATACATGCCCGTCATGACATACACAATGGCTTGCCCAATGGTAATGATCATACCAAATACTGACAAAAATTGGGGGAAAAGGAGTACATGCTTACAACCAAAGACAAAAAAGACTAGAAAAACATCTTTACCACAATACTCTCAAATTTGGAAAAGGCTCTTTGACTGTATTAAAGCTTACATTTCTGGGCTCCATTGAATAAAG is a window of Manis pentadactyla isolate mManPen7 chromosome 3, mManPen7.hap1, whole genome shotgun sequence DNA encoding:
- the SEC61A2 gene encoding protein transport protein Sec61 subunit alpha isoform X3, which gives rise to MSSDSADPFYWMRVILASNRGTLMELGISPIVTSGLIMQLLAGAKIIEVGDTPKDRALFNGAQKLFGMIITIGQAIVYVMTGMYGDPAEMGAGICLLIIIQLFVAGLIVLLLDELLQKGYGLGSGISLFIATNICETIVWKAFSPTTINTGRGTEFEGAVIALFHLLATRTDKVRALREAFYRQNLPNLMNLIATVFVFAVVIYFQGFRVDLPIKSARYRGQYSSYPIKLFYTSNIPIILQSALVSNLYVISQMLSVRFSGNFLVNLLGQWADVSGGGPARSYPVGGLCYYLSPPESMGAIFEDPVHVVVYIIFMLGSCAFFSKTWIEVSGSSAKDVAKQLKEQQMVMRGHRDTSMVHELNRYIPTAAAFGGLCIGALSVLADFLGAIGSGTGILLAVTIIYQYFEIFVKEQAEVGGMGALFF